The DNA sequence tcttctgctgctgtgtcatGGAGCTGGGTCCCACCTGTCTCATCTTGTGACAGCTTCCTGGCGAGCAAAAGCAgcatgctggaaagaaaatagattattttattttattttattgaatgcTGTTTGCTAAAGGACTAACTCTAGTCTAAGCTACTCAGTGTCCCAAGAAATACAGAGAGATTCGTGTTGACATTATTTTGAGCTGTATTTGTGGCAATATCcgaagaacagaaacaaaacataccGCTGTGCCAAAGTCAAACAGCTGGTTTTGGAGCTCAGCCATTTCTGAGACGGTTGGACATATTGATATTAGCAACGTAACAGTCCCGACTTGAGACAGATAAGAAGTCATCGTACTGTTATATACACACTGGCTTGCAGGTCTGCACACAGCCAGCATAGAAAGGCTgcaaaaaaaggagaggaaaaaaaacaccattctGTTAACAATGAGCAGCCCACGGGGATCACCCAGGCAGATACCGATCTATCACTCAGCGCAGAAGGAACATAAAACAGGCTCCCTTTGAAGAGGAAGGTCATTCCAGACGGTGCAAGGAAAGTCTCCTGGGTGTAATTCTTTGGGCTGTCCACCTTCCTAGCAACTCCTTATACAATTTTGCACAGACAGCTGTGTAAATCCCCGTGCAGaaatgaagagcagaaaaacCTGCTCACCCCTTTAAACTTGAGTGCTGAACAGATAGAGTCCAGGTCTATCTTCTGAATACTTCAAAGTTCACAGGGAACCGCAACTGATACTGACACAACCTAACAAAAATAGGggccagggctgcaggatgcGTGATGCTCCAGTGCCACCAGCCGCACAGCGCAGGGAACAGCACCCAAGCAGAATGAAGGAGGCTGAGCTGCCTCTGTGCTGGGTGAGCCAACACCCCTCGAGTCAGCGGAGCTTACCCGTAGGTTAGTGAGTGGCAGATGAGGTGCTTAATTACCAAAGTGATAAGTGTTATTTATATGTAAcgtgagagagagagagcaggcaCTTGGGTGAACCCTCAGGAGAATAGGTGACAAATTgattttccctcccctcccacaaGGGCAGTAAAAGCAATGCAGACTTTGAGgtcttttttaagaaaattaacaaTCGCCACCAGGATAGACACATTTGTCTGCAGCTGAGTGGGCTGAGGAACCCTCAGCAGGGGAGCCTTCCTGACTCCTGGTGGGAGTCCCAAGTATTTTCctagagaagcagcagagcactgTGGAAACTGCATTTATAGGAGCCTCAAAGCCTTTCTGTGACCCTGCTCAGTCTCtttaaacacatgcacacacccaCACAAGCATTTTTTCACAAATCCATTCATGGATTCCAGCAGCATCTCATCCAGAAGTCTGTGGGCAGCCAGGGAGAGCACTCAGACGCTTTGCTCTTTAATCTGAGATCATTATGGAGGAAATCAAACTGTGAGCAAATAACCGGGAAGCCCCAGCCAGGACAGAAACTGAAGTGACCGGAGTTTCCCTGCCCCTATGCACAGGCTCACCTGGGCATGAGAACTGCGAGACAAGAGCACCTCCTGCAGGAGACGTCCTCCTCTCCCGCTTCTCGTGCCACAAGGCTTAGGGCGCATACCTGGGCTTCCCTCTCACTTCACAGCAAGGAAGCTGTGGAACTCAGACATTCACAGGAGTCAGCGGTGATCTATTTCTCTGTGTCATAGTACACTCATGGAAATTTGTAATCTGTTCGAACAACACCACAGAAGCATGACTCCTACTTGCTACAAAAGCTAACAAAACCACTAACTAGGTGTGAACAAAAGCCAGTCAGGAGATTAAGGGAACTTGAGTTaaattaaggtgtttttttttattctcctttctaGATCTTACTGAATGATAGGAAACAACCCGAAGGTGTCATGCTTTAACCTTAGCCAAGCGTCGTATCTCAGCTGCAGGCTTACCAAAGTGTCATTTACACCTGCAAACACAACGTGAACTCAGTCACCTGAGACTGCGTAGGTTAAAGTAATGGGAACAGAatgattaaaaagcaaacagtttactgataaaattaaattcatttttattttaaggatatCATTACAAAGCGCTCTTCCTTTGTTACACACTTCAGTGAATACATGCCCTACCATGGAAATCCGTCACTCCAGAGAGATCACACCACTGACAGCCGCCCAAGCACACTCCAGGCAGAGGtgcatgggctgcagcctgcccaaAATGTCAGCCGGACACGCTCCGAAGTGATCCAACTTGCTCACGGCTGGTAAACCAGGCTACACACTTTCCCAAATTATTTTagggagaaaataagacaaaaagcAGGACAAACAGCACGTCACACAGGTcaatagaaatgtatttgcctttcctttcctcagaaAGTTCCATggacacaaaaacaacaaaaaatgtgttCTCCCTTCGTCCAGGACATATTCCTGGTACACACGGGAAGTCCGCATGTAGCAACTCTGATTTCAAGAGACCTTTCTAGGAACAGCACCCTCAGAACCCAGAGGGTCACTGCGTTTTCACAGATGGAACAGAACCAAACACACACTTGCCTCAAACTCCCTGGGGAGGTCAAGGTCTGACCCTGATCAGGATACAGGCATTCCTGCACCCGTCTCTGTAAGCAGTGCACACCTCCTGGCCTGGGAATTCAGAACACGAGAGGCCATCTGTCAGCCACTTAACGGCTCTGAGGGCTCCCGGTCCTCTTGATCTGAGCCgtttgatttaaaaagcaagaggCTTCTGTCCCAGCTGGTGCTCCCGAAGCAGCACACCAGCTCCATCGCACAATCCTTCGTTAAGATGTGCGTTATCCTCTCCGCCATGTCCCCATTGATCGCAAGAGATCGGAAGTGATCAAAATCGTTCCTGCCCAGCTTCCGCAGGCGGCGGGCCGCGGCCCTGTAGCACTTCCACGGCTGCGGCTCAATCAGCAGGTACTTgcacagagaggagaggaaggccAGGAACTCCCTCAGGCCACTGTCCCCATGGTTCAGGTGGATCCACATGGTCACAGACATGCAAAAGCCAATGTCAAAGGTGGAACGGCCAAAACGGCTCAGGTAGGAGCTGAGGAATGGCTCCCTGGAACCGGAGTCCATGATGTCCAGGTTGGCAAAGGATatggaggcagggaaggggctgctctgctgagcCCTCTCAATCAACGCTGGATCAATGTCACAGCACAGAAGGTGCAGATCctttccagctgcaggctggTCCAGGCTGCTTTTGTCCTGAAGGCCAAGCAGATGCCTGTACAGAGCCACACTTAGctcctgcaggaaggaaaacaacaggAGTTCACAGCGCCTGCGCTGCCTCGGAAACATCACCAAGTACGTCGGATCCCCCTCTCAGCAGCAAGGTACACGCACCACCTCTGAGCCTTCTCGTGATGAAATTCAGAACAATAAGCCCACTGACAATCCTCCtttctgaagggaaaagcagcacagcaacCCTGACTACCAGAAAGCCAGCCAGAAATTGGAGCTAAAACTATCACCCATCACAAGggttttactggaaaaaaaagtgagtaaGGGGAATAAGTTTTACTAACACAAGTCGTGCTGAGGATCCCCATCCAATATCAAAGTGAAGACATTTTTCCCTAGGTGAGCCTCAGAGCTCCCTAGCGAGACTTAGAGCTATTTATAATGCCTAGTTCagaataaacacatttcttacCATCATGCTAAAGGAAAAGACAATTCTTGACCACGAGACTGCAGCAAATAGGAATTTAtgaaagttttcttctgaatttacTACTGTAGAGTGTGCCACTCAGTGGCGAGCATATTTATCTTTCATTAAAGGAGACCTGATGAAGTTCCTGAGTGACATCAAGGAAAACTGTACCTGCAGCCAGCTCACACCGGCAGGCAGACAGTGTCCTCTAGCGGTGAGAGTCTCGGTATTTCAAAGGAACTGGACCGAGAACATTTTTACCTGACCTGTTCCACAGGTTCGTCCGAAACAGGACCTAGGACTGTCCTTTAGATAATGCCTTAGGCAGGCCTTCAAACAAcctggcagggggctggggaaaGGAGCCTGGGAGAGAACAGCACGCGCTCAGACAGAACGTAGTTTCATCCTGAATGAGTAATTATTTCTAAGTTAAGAAGTTTATAAAGttctgatgaggaaaaaaaatctttgaaccAGTTATATTAAACAGTGTTCACCTGCACAACGCTGCACAGCTGCACACCAAGAAAAGTcatgagaaaagaaagtggaagTGGGAGAAGAAAGACAATGAACtgtcaaaagaaaggaaattctaAATATTCACTAGATCACAAAATCTTCACAACCGTGTGACCAGGATATCAGCTTCAAGTCCTGTCTGACAGATAAATGAGGCGATGCTATCAATAAGGAACACGTTATGGTGTCTAGTTTCAGGCTTACCCAGCTCCCCTGCTCTTGGGGCAGTCCTACGGCAGTCTCTGGTGCTCAGGACACCCACTGCAGGTTTAGGCCTTGGCGGGAAGGAGGACAGACCCAACGCTGCCTTTTAAACCATCTCTCAGCCTCATCGCTCAGAACAAATGCAGCTCCACCCCTACCTTCACTTTCTCCCGCAGGGTGATGGCATCCTGGCTGCCAACAGCCTCACACTGTGCCCAACTGGTCTCTgcctcagcctctgctcacaCTGTCCaggctgctgcccaccccacaTCCCCCGGCCCTTCCAGGCTGTttcatccctccccagctccctccttcgTTCTCCCCCAGCCTTCCTCACTGCGCCCCAACAGCACAGGCCACTGCACTGCCCTGCTTCCATCAGCCTGCCCTTCCCAACATCCCATGGCAATGCCTCCCGCAGACCTTCCTCCaacaccccaccaccacctgccccagtgtcctggtttcagttaggacagttatttttcctcctagtagctggtagggtgctatgttttggattaggatgagaagagtgctgataacatgctgatgttttaattgctgcagagcactgcttatactaag is a window from the Oxyura jamaicensis isolate SHBP4307 breed ruddy duck chromosome 33, BPBGC_Ojam_1.0, whole genome shotgun sequence genome containing:
- the LOC118155551 gene encoding RNA 5'-monophosphate methyltransferase-like, coding for MAAPSSAGFPCSEPGAAPYGNFPNYSRFHPPEGRVSLLPGGLLRRLFPAAARPLLGLDVGCNSGELSVALYRHLLGLQDKSSLDQPAAGKDLHLLCCDIDPALIERAQQSSPFPASISFANLDIMDSGSREPFLSSYLSRFGRSTFDIGFCMSVTMWIHLNHGDSGLREFLAFLSSLCKYLLIEPQPWKCYRAAARRLRKLGRNDFDHFRSLAINGDMAERITHILTKDCAMELVCCFGSTSWDRSLLLFKSNGSDQEDREPSEPLSG